The region GATCAGCTTGGTGCCGAACTCGCGCTTCATGAAGCCGTTCGACGTGATCTGGCCGACGTAGCCCGACTCCCGGCGGTCCGTGCCCGCCCTGCGTGCCAGGTCAAAGAAGCGTTGCGCGAACGGCACGGTCAACTGGAATTGCCGGTGGCACGCCGTGTAGTACCGGCGGTACTCGGCGTTCAGCTTCGCGTCGCTCACCGTGATGTACGGCGGGTTGCCGACGACCACGTGGTACGAACCCTCGTCCAGCAACGTCGGGTAGTCCTCGACGTCCTCAGACTCCATCTGGATTCCCACGAACTGGTCGAGCCCGGCCAACGTGTCGCTCTTTTTCGCCAGCAACGAATCGCCGATGGCGACCGTGACCGCCCAGCGCTGACCCGCCGCCTGCTCGATCGTCCGCACCCCCGCCAACCACCACGCGGCCAACGTCAACCGGAACCGGGCGATGGCCACCGCGTACGGGTTGATGTCCACGCCGTGCACCGAGTCCAGCGCCTTACGGGCGATCTCGGTGTCACTCAGGTTGAGGTCCCGTTCGCGCCACGCGCTCGCCAACCGCTCGAACGCGCCGAGCAGGAAGTGGCCCGAGCCGCACGTCGGGTCGATCAACCGGAAGCCGTCCAGCCCGAACTCGTCCAGGGCCGGCGTCAGCGTGTAGTCGAGGATGAACTCCTCCACGAAGTCCGGCGTCTGGAGCAGTGCGAACTTGTCCTTCGCAGCCTGTGACATGTCCTGGTACAGGTCGCCGAGGAAACGTGTGTCCCACGTGTCGTCACGGAACTCGTGCACCAGCGAGCCGTCCGGCCTGCGCGTACGCCAGAAGCCGATCAACGCCTTCGCGCCGTCGTGCGACATCGGGATCAGGTACGCCGGGTTGTGCTTGCGGTCGAACAACGCCTCGCCCGCGTCGCTGCGGCGCAGTGAGTCGAAGGTCTGCTCGACCCAGTCCGCATCCGTGGCGTGCGGCTGCTGCCGGAAGAACGCGCCCTGCGCGTCTTCCGCCTCGGCCAGGCGGTCACCCGAGCCCGACAGCATCGGACGGATGAGTTTGTTGTCTTCGCTCCACCGCACGAACACGGTGCCGAGCACCCACGCCACGGCCGCCTGGGTGACCTGCTCACCGATGAACGTGCCCAGCGTCGCCGACGTCAGCGCGGCCTCGTGCCTCGCCGTGAGATCGGCCATGACCTCGGGCTCGCGGTCGACCTGCTCGCGGAGGTCGTTCTCCAGGATCAGCACCTGCTTTTGCAGGTCGGCCAGCAGCGTGGAGCGATCGAGAGAGGGCGTTGTCACAAGGAGCCAGGGTAGGGGAGCGGGATGGGCCGGGTGCCGGAACCACCCCACTGCCCGCTTAGCTCTCCTTGAGCGATCGGACGAACGCGCGGAAGGCCGGCGTGGGGATCGCGAGGTGGCCCGATTCCGGGTGCTTCGAGTCCCGCAAGCCGGTCACCGGTCCCGGTGACACTTCCACGCAGTTGCTGTCATTCCCGCTGTAGCTGCTCTTCCGCCAGTCGGACGCGGTCATCGGAGTTCCTCCTCGCTCGCGGTGAACTCGCGCGCGATGGACGACATCAGCTCGACTGAGCCGGCCTCGTCCAACGCCACGGTCGTCAGCTTCTCGACCGTCAGCCTATAGAGCGCGACCAGTGCCGGGTCGTCCAGGAACAGGCCGGTGGTGCGGTCTTCGACGTGCACCACCGGTCGGTCGGCGGGGAAGTCCAGGATGACGAACTGGCCGAGCAGACCGGCGTGCCCGGCGACGGTCGACGGGATCACCCGGACGGAGGTGTTCGGTCGTTCGCACAGGTCGGTCAGGTGGCGCAGTTGCCGTGCCATGACCTTCGGGCCGCCGATCGGGAGGCGGAGCGCGGCCTCGGTGAGGATCAGGTTGACCGCGGGTGGCGTGCTGCGGGCCAGGATGGCCTGGCGGGCCATCCGCCTGCCGACCCGGACCTCGATGGTCGGCTCGCCCTCGTCCACCTGGATGGCGGAGATGATCGCGTGCGCGTACTCCGGTGTCTGCGCGAGCCCTGGGATGAGCATCAGCTCGAAGTCGGTGATGACACTCGCGCGGGTCTCGAAGTTCAGGTACGTGCGGCTCTGCACGGTCGGGTTCGCGGCCTCGACCAGGCCCGAGCCGTCACCGCCGCGAGCACGGTCCAGGAGTCTCGTGCGGGTCGGGCCGATCACGCCCAGGACCGCCAGGATCGCCGAGACCTCCTCGGGCGTGGCCTCCCGCTTGCCGTTCTCCAGCCTGCTGACCGTGCTGATCGAGACGCCGAGCGCGGTGGCGACGTTTTGCAGGGTCAACTCGGCGTCCCGGCGCAACTGTTCGAGTTCGAAGCCGATTCCCCTGGTGCTGACCCCGGACTGCTGCTTCACGAGACCGACTCCTTTGCGATGAGTGCAAAAAATTGTCGGGCGAAATTGTTTTTTGCTCCGAAAACTCACCCGATTGAATGAGCGTAGCGCCTTGCGCGCGGGAATCGGTGATGCAACTCTCGAAATCATGAATGGAATCGCGGTCGATGAACTGATCTGCGAGCACCTGGCCCTGGTGCTGATCGGCGTCACCGACGGCTCGGACGAGCTGGCCCTGACCGTGGCACGTTCGGAGACCAACCGGCTGGTCGAGGCGCTGGCGCTGTGCCTGAACGGCCACCCGTTGGACGGCCTGGGTCGGTGTGGGACGTGCGGATCGGCGGATTGCCTGCTGCGCCGGGACATCCGACTGGTGCTGCGGCCGGTGGGCGACGGTCCGCGCACGTCGGTCGAGGAAGACGTGCTCTGGCTCGCCGCGTACGGTCTCGGCGATGACGCCTGAGAAGCCCCTCGGGGAGATGGATGTGGCGGAACTCCTGGCCAACCAGGTCGACCAGGAGCCCGCCGAACGCGCTCAGCCGGTGGCGGACAACAGTTCCGACACGGAGTGAACCAGTCGCTGGTGGTCGGCCGGGCTCAAGGTCGACCAGTCCCGACCGTCGCCTGACGGACGGCGGGTGAACTGCCAGCGCCCTTCCTCGGTGTCGTAGAAAGATACCGCGTACGGGCCTCGGACCCGCGGTCCAGGGCTGCCGTTGCGCAGCGGACGGACCGCTGTGCCGAACTGACCCATCCGCGTCACACCACCCAGCACCGAGGCGATCTTCTGCGCGTCGGGACGTGGCACACCGTTGTCCCGCAACGCCAGCTCCATCTTGGACGCCGACGCGCCCGCCACCGACGCGGCCTTCTCCAGGTCGGTCGCGAGCAGGCTGATCGAACGCGAGCGGGGAGTCTGGTGCGTTGGCAGCAGCGATACCACGGCGTCGGCCAGACCGCTCTCATCGATCCGTTGCAGGACAAGCGTTTCCGTCGTCAGCATCGCGAGCACGGCGTGACCACGCCGGGCCGCCGCCACCGCCCGGATACGGGGTCCGTCGTCCAGCCGGAGTCGGGCGTCGACCTCCCTTTCGGGGCGGGCCAACAGTTCCAGCCAACCCGCGAGCCTCGGGTCCAGGTCGCTGCGCTCGACCAGACCCCGTGCGGCCAGGCCGCGCCAGGCGCCGGCCAGCAATGCCCGGCGTTCGTCGGAGGTCGCGCCGTGCGAGGAGATCGTCAGGATCGTCGGGTACTCGCCCAACTTCAGGTGTTCCCAGCACAGGTCGAACTCCAGCCGGGACAAGGCGAATCTCACCGGTGGTCGTCCCCGATCACCGGGGGCGCGACGTTCGGCAGGCTCTCCTCGCCCCAGATGTCCGCGAGTTCTTCCAAGTAGGGCGCGGCTTTGTGCTCGACGTCGTCCTCGCCCTGGCCGCGTTGCGGGGCTCCCGCGAAACCGCCCGCCATCGGCGACGGACTTGCCGGGCCGCGAACCGGGCTCCCGGCCGTGCCGGCGCGGTTCGACTGGGCGTCCGGCGCGATGCCCGACGAGTTGCCGGGACCGAACGGTTGGCCCGGAGTCGTCGGCAGGCCGCCGCCGAACTTGGGCGTGCCGCCGATGTGCGAGCCGCCGGAGAGCGGGCGGACCGGCGTGCCGTCCGGTGACCTGAGGTCGCGAGTGTGGCGGGGACCGTCGGCGGGCGGGCGTGGCGGGTTCGGCTGGACGGCCTGCCGGTCCCGCTGGCCAGGTGGGGTGGGCAGCGGCCGGAAGACCGGCGGGTGGACCGGGGGCGTCGGTCCGGGCGTCGGGTGAGGTGTCGGGGACGGCGTCGGCGTCGGTGTCGGCCGGGGAACGACCTCGGCGGGCGGTTGCACGACCGAGGTGTGCGTGTCGTCGCCTGAGGAGAACGTCGGTGGCGGGGTCACCGGGGGCTGCGCCGACTGGCGTTGCGAAGTAGAAGTCGTTCCTGCCGAACTGGGGTCGGAGAACTGCGGCGTGTACTGGTCGTGTGCCTGAGGTTGCTCGAAGGTCGGCTCCGCCACCTGCGTGACGACCTGGGGCGGTGGCACGAACTCGCCGAGCGCGTCGACGGCGGAGGACGCGTCGTCCCGGTACCCGTTCATCACCCGGACCGCCTCGCGCTTCGCCTCGTTCGCCGCGCTCTCCTGCCCGTCCTGGTCGGTCTGTCCGCCGACCAGGTGCTGGAAGCCCGCCGGGATGCCCCAGTAGTCGTCGTTGGCGGTGGATGTCACCTGCACCGGCTCCGGCATC is a window of Saccharothrix espanaensis DSM 44229 DNA encoding:
- a CDS encoding ESX secretion-associated protein EspG, coding for MGEYPTILTISSHGATSDERRALLAGAWRGLAARGLVERSDLDPRLAGWLELLARPEREVDARLRLDDGPRIRAVAAARRGHAVLAMLTTETLVLQRIDESGLADAVVSLLPTHQTPRSRSISLLATDLEKAASVAGASASKMELALRDNGVPRPDAQKIASVLGGVTRMGQFGTAVRPLRNGSPGPRVRGPYAVSFYDTEEGRWQFTRRPSGDGRDWSTLSPADHQRLVHSVSELLSATG
- a CDS encoding helix-turn-helix domain-containing protein, which gives rise to MKQQSGVSTRGIGFELEQLRRDAELTLQNVATALGVSISTVSRLENGKREATPEEVSAILAVLGVIGPTRTRLLDRARGGDGSGLVEAANPTVQSRTYLNFETRASVITDFELMLIPGLAQTPEYAHAIISAIQVDEGEPTIEVRVGRRMARQAILARSTPPAVNLILTEAALRLPIGGPKVMARQLRHLTDLCERPNTSVRVIPSTVAGHAGLLGQFVILDFPADRPVVHVEDRTTGLFLDDPALVALYRLTVEKLTTVALDEAGSVELMSSIAREFTASEEELR
- a CDS encoding PPE family protein — translated: MGIGEHNFDAQSHRELYDKIHGGPGHSAARAVDDAWNNFRAVMGNAKSNLESAIRDADAVWVGAAGERFSASSAPLVKWADDLRTAGVKTHDAFSSQTSYYGGAKTAMPEPVQVTSTANDDYWGIPAGFQHLVGGQTDQDGQESAANEAKREAVRVMNGYRDDASSAVDALGEFVPPPQVVTQVAEPTFEQPQAHDQYTPQFSDPSSAGTTSTSQRQSAQPPVTPPPTFSSGDDTHTSVVQPPAEVVPRPTPTPTPSPTPHPTPGPTPPVHPPVFRPLPTPPGQRDRQAVQPNPPRPPADGPRHTRDLRSPDGTPVRPLSGGSHIGGTPKFGGGLPTTPGQPFGPGNSSGIAPDAQSNRAGTAGSPVRGPASPSPMAGGFAGAPQRGQGEDDVEHKAAPYLEELADIWGEESLPNVAPPVIGDDHR
- a CDS encoding DUF397 domain-containing protein produces the protein MTASDWRKSSYSGNDSNCVEVSPGPVTGLRDSKHPESGHLAIPTPAFRAFVRSLKES